The following coding sequences lie in one Pseudomonas sp. SL4(2022) genomic window:
- a CDS encoding DUF2946 domain-containing protein codes for MISQALERRSTARSGLVSVVCAERKAISWGLVIGILLVLFACGLHHGQMSGLALSGLNSGFCSLVSGSDISPDPGGSDQTQDSVAQLSCPLCSSFTAAIASHYAASAFYSLAGASSVPVFVRSWPQPPPRYLWPSLSPRASPR; via the coding sequence ATGATCAGTCAGGCGCTGGAGCGCCGCAGCACCGCTCGCTCTGGGCTGGTGTCTGTCGTGTGCGCTGAGCGTAAAGCGATCAGCTGGGGGCTGGTTATCGGCATCCTGCTAGTGTTGTTTGCCTGTGGTTTACACCATGGGCAGATGAGCGGGCTAGCCTTGAGTGGCCTGAATAGTGGCTTTTGCTCGCTGGTGAGTGGAAGTGATATCAGTCCCGATCCCGGTGGGTCAGACCAGACGCAGGACAGTGTTGCGCAGCTGAGTTGCCCGCTGTGTTCGTCTTTTACTGCTGCTATCGCCAGCCATTATGCTGCCTCGGCGTTCTACTCTCTGGCCGGGGCAAGCAGTGTCCCGGTTTTTGTACGCAGCTGGCCGCAACCGCCGCCGCGTTATCTGTGGCCTTCACTCAGCCCTCGGGCCTCCCCTCGATAG
- a CDS encoding TonB-dependent receptor translates to MPFHLKPLSLLLATSTIALSVHTLPVLADSTLALGSVTVTGEEKGPLSSYNILSSVDYVGRDVLEKQPVQYSWELFNRVPGVMLTQFNQGTTSGKLSFRGFNGEGEVNAVKLLIDGIPSNTNDGNMPFIDMVYPLDIDDIEVVRGTNDPRYGLHNIAGNASINTLQGGNEGKLRLRSGSFDTQELQLVKGIESGNWSQNYFVAYQKSGGYRDHADAERQSFAGKWFYTADAGWRAGLIARHYEADALEAGYLSKADAHDDPRQSYLSNATDKGERRMDSLSLHLDTDLADDLAWSSKAYYNRFEDRRWTKYWITSAQQERFNDEDQYGALSSLTWRPDVSGLHDFALEGGADVQRQEVISERYRTVSRVRTAQTRDQVFDLTTTGVYVQAVIEPWETLKLIPAYRVDRVEGDYHDQLSGERARVNDFGTINQPKFSLVYSPWQTASFYANWGRTFQIGVGSGAYRLASLQDDLKPSINEGWETGVKFNPVAWLDGRVAYWEQHATDEVQRRLNAPSGDTENVGETLRRGYDVQLNLYPSDLARVWLSYSRQFSEILTPGPRLPASKGKEMDHVPHHLYAVGGDYQASEKLKLSAWVNGQSDYYLERTNSTGHYGGYTLLNIAAEYRLSERVSVDLQLKNVTNRYYEYVWYDPDGALDSLHAPGDGRALYAGLTLDF, encoded by the coding sequence ATGCCGTTTCACTTAAAACCACTCAGCCTGTTGTTGGCCACGAGCACGATCGCGCTGAGTGTTCACACCTTACCCGTGCTTGCCGACAGCACCCTGGCGCTGGGCAGTGTCACGGTGACGGGCGAGGAGAAGGGCCCGCTGTCCAGCTACAACATTCTCAGTTCGGTGGACTATGTCGGCCGTGATGTGCTGGAAAAACAGCCGGTGCAATACAGCTGGGAGCTGTTCAACCGTGTGCCTGGGGTCATGCTGACTCAGTTCAATCAGGGCACCACCTCCGGCAAGCTGTCCTTTCGTGGCTTCAATGGTGAGGGTGAAGTCAACGCGGTCAAGCTGCTGATCGATGGCATCCCAAGCAACACCAACGACGGCAACATGCCGTTTATCGACATGGTCTATCCGCTGGATATCGACGATATCGAAGTGGTACGCGGCACCAACGACCCGCGCTACGGCCTGCACAACATTGCCGGCAATGCCAGCATCAATACGTTGCAGGGCGGCAACGAGGGCAAGCTGCGCCTGCGCAGCGGCAGTTTCGACACGCAAGAACTGCAACTGGTGAAGGGCATCGAAAGTGGCAACTGGTCGCAGAACTACTTCGTCGCTTACCAGAAGAGCGGTGGTTACCGCGACCATGCCGATGCCGAGCGGCAGAGCTTTGCGGGCAAATGGTTTTACACCGCCGACGCGGGCTGGCGTGCCGGGCTGATCGCACGGCATTACGAAGCCGATGCGCTGGAGGCCGGTTACCTGAGCAAGGCCGATGCCCATGATGACCCGCGCCAGTCATACCTGAGCAACGCGACGGACAAGGGCGAGCGCCGCATGGATTCGCTCAGTCTGCATCTGGATACCGACCTGGCCGACGACCTCGCCTGGTCGAGCAAGGCGTACTACAACCGGTTTGAAGACCGCCGTTGGACCAAGTACTGGATCACTTCCGCGCAGCAGGAACGCTTCAACGACGAAGACCAGTACGGCGCGCTCAGCAGCTTGACCTGGCGTCCTGATGTGTCGGGGCTGCACGACTTCGCCCTGGAAGGTGGCGCCGATGTCCAGCGCCAGGAGGTGATCAGTGAGCGCTATCGGACGGTCAGCCGTGTGCGTACCGCACAGACCCGCGACCAGGTGTTCGATCTGACCACCACGGGCGTTTACGTGCAGGCGGTGATCGAACCCTGGGAAACCCTCAAGCTCATCCCAGCCTACCGGGTGGACCGCGTCGAGGGCGACTATCACGATCAGCTGTCTGGCGAGCGGGCCCGCGTCAATGACTTCGGCACCATCAACCAGCCCAAATTCAGCCTGGTCTATTCCCCCTGGCAGACGGCCAGCTTTTACGCCAACTGGGGGCGTACCTTCCAGATCGGTGTCGGCTCGGGCGCTTATCGACTGGCCAGCCTGCAGGATGACCTGAAACCCTCGATCAACGAAGGCTGGGAGACCGGTGTCAAGTTCAACCCGGTGGCCTGGCTCGATGGCCGTGTGGCCTATTGGGAACAGCACGCCACCGATGAAGTACAGCGCCGGCTCAATGCCCCGTCCGGGGATACCGAGAACGTCGGCGAAACCCTGCGCCGGGGTTATGACGTGCAGCTCAACCTGTACCCCAGCGACCTGGCGCGCGTGTGGTTGTCCTATTCACGGCAGTTCTCGGAAATTCTCACGCCCGGCCCACGCTTGCCGGCCAGCAAGGGCAAGGAGATGGACCACGTACCGCATCACCTGTATGCCGTGGGCGGTGATTATCAGGCCAGTGAAAAACTCAAGCTCAGCGCTTGGGTCAACGGCCAGAGCGACTACTATCTGGAACGCACCAACAGCACCGGTCACTATGGCGGCTACACCCTGCTCAATATCGCTGCGGAGTACCGCCTGAGTGAACGTGTCAGCGTGGACCTGCAACTGAAAAACGTCACCAACCGCTATTACGAGTACGTCTGGTATGACCCCGATGGCGCGCTGGATTCCCTGCATGCCCCCGGCGATGGCCGTGCGTTGTATGCTGGGTTGACCCTGGATTTCTGA
- a CDS encoding PepSY-associated TM helix domain-containing protein: MRDSVSFYNLAWRWHFYAGLFVIPFLILLSVTGIIYLFKPQLDQLMYAELLQVTPAEQAISADQQLALVRQAYPQASITQYLPPLNAERSAQFVLETADQGLNVFVDPYSARILGSQDAQFNLQAIARQLHSDLMVGTLGDRLIELAAGWGIVLVVSGLYLWWPRGRSGAGVLWPRLSARGRLLWRDLHAVTGFWGSLLLLFMLLTGMTWTGFWGAQFAGAWNHFPAAMWDDVPPSGKLTGSLNTSRQQTVAWAVETTPLPASDPHAAHNGHAAPEMPASPANLLQYVVDTAAERGVQPGYSITLPKGETGVYSIALFADDPRNDATLHIDQYSGTVLADVRWKDYGVVAKTVETGVMLHEGKLFGLANQLLMLAVCLLVLLSAISGLIMWWQRRPSGKLGVPPLRHDLPRWKTAMVIMGLLGAAFPLVGASLLLIWALDWLLSRLRPWDAMSP, encoded by the coding sequence ATGCGTGATTCTGTCTCGTTCTACAACCTGGCCTGGCGCTGGCATTTCTATGCCGGTCTGTTTGTGATTCCGTTTCTGATCCTGCTCTCGGTCACCGGCATCATCTACCTGTTCAAGCCGCAACTGGATCAACTGATGTATGCCGAGTTGCTGCAGGTTACGCCGGCCGAGCAGGCGATCTCGGCGGATCAGCAACTGGCGTTGGTGCGCCAGGCGTATCCCCAGGCGAGCATCACGCAGTACCTGCCGCCGCTGAACGCCGAGCGCAGCGCGCAGTTTGTGCTGGAAACCGCCGACCAGGGTCTCAATGTATTCGTTGATCCCTACAGCGCCAGGATTCTCGGTAGCCAGGATGCGCAGTTCAACCTGCAGGCCATCGCCCGTCAGCTGCACAGCGACCTGATGGTTGGGACGCTGGGTGATCGTTTGATCGAACTGGCGGCCGGTTGGGGCATTGTGCTGGTGGTCTCCGGCCTGTACCTGTGGTGGCCGCGCGGGCGCTCCGGGGCGGGTGTGCTGTGGCCACGGCTGAGTGCCCGTGGGCGACTGTTATGGCGTGACCTGCATGCGGTCACCGGGTTCTGGGGTTCGCTGCTGCTGTTGTTCATGCTGCTCACCGGCATGACCTGGACCGGCTTCTGGGGTGCCCAGTTTGCCGGTGCCTGGAATCACTTCCCGGCGGCGATGTGGGATGATGTCCCGCCGTCCGGCAAGCTTACCGGCAGCCTCAACACCAGCCGTCAGCAGACCGTGGCCTGGGCGGTGGAAACCACGCCGCTGCCGGCGTCTGATCCACACGCTGCGCATAACGGCCACGCAGCCCCCGAAATGCCTGCGTCTCCGGCCAATTTGCTGCAGTACGTGGTCGACACCGCAGCTGAGCGCGGCGTACAGCCGGGTTACAGCATCACCCTGCCGAAAGGTGAAACCGGGGTGTACAGCATCGCGCTGTTTGCCGACGACCCGCGTAACGACGCCACCCTGCATATCGATCAGTACAGCGGCACCGTGCTCGCCGATGTGCGCTGGAAGGATTACGGCGTGGTGGCGAAAACCGTGGAAACCGGGGTGATGCTGCATGAAGGCAAGCTGTTCGGCCTGGCCAACCAGTTGCTGATGCTCGCGGTCTGCCTGCTGGTGCTGCTCAGTGCCATCAGCGGCTTGATCATGTGGTGGCAGCGTCGGCCGAGCGGAAAATTAGGCGTCCCGCCGCTGCGCCACGACCTGCCGCGCTGGAAAACCGCGATGGTGATCATGGGCCTGCTGGGCGCGGCCTTCCCGCTGGTGGGCGCATCCCTGCTGCTGATCTGGGCGTTGGACTGGCTGCTGTCACGCCTACGGCCCTGGGACGCGATGAGCCCTTAA
- a CDS encoding copper chaperone PCu(A)C — protein sequence MMLKKTLLGLSLMLPALLVQAHDYSVGNLHIEHPWSREMPAVAPTAAAYFVVHNKGNDADRLLSASTPVAGKAELHEHIHADGLMKMQQVQNVAIPAGGEVKFEPMGYHVMLFNLKQQAKDGERFPLTLTFEKAGKVDVEIAVHKDAPEGSAHGEGQHQH from the coding sequence ATGATGCTGAAGAAAACCCTGCTTGGTCTGTCCCTGATGCTGCCGGCGCTGTTGGTGCAAGCGCACGACTACAGCGTCGGCAACCTGCACATCGAGCACCCCTGGTCCCGTGAGATGCCGGCCGTAGCGCCCACAGCAGCCGCTTATTTTGTGGTGCACAACAAAGGTAACGACGCCGATCGCCTGCTCAGCGCCAGCACCCCGGTGGCCGGCAAGGCCGAACTGCACGAACACATCCACGCGGATGGTCTGATGAAAATGCAGCAGGTACAGAACGTGGCGATTCCTGCCGGTGGTGAAGTGAAGTTCGAACCGATGGGCTACCACGTCATGCTGTTCAACCTGAAGCAGCAGGCCAAGGACGGCGAGCGCTTTCCGCTGACCCTGACCTTCGAGAAGGCCGGCAAAGTCGACGTGGAAATTGCCGTGCACAAGGATGCGCCTGAGGGCAGTGCACACGGTGAAGGTCAGCACCAGCACTGA
- a CDS encoding TonB-dependent receptor, giving the protein MIDANHVDAFGSLSTVVGQQQIRDLNALDLSSALRRTPGVTVSRFNPVGAFGGAEGGAVYIRGLGASRPGSEIKTYIDGIPFYMPVWNHPLLDLLPINGMQSIGVYKGPQPQKFGNTFAAIDLTPQVAAVGDNQHGELQLTGGSARTFTEQASLTGRSGAWDYSLAQGTARSEGDRPDGEGRLSNAMGRIGYQFSDNWSASALALHADNLASDPGQKGLPATKTGEFLTRGTLVALSLAHDYELAQGSVKVYQNQGRGSQLEQPGLDGETITSFSMQGVRWEESLQPWRGGEVALGLDIDETEGDVAFKRIAPAPRDKFNTPTLRVVSPHVALSQAIELNQDWTLTPSAGIRSYDHNVYDSATAPHAGVLLSTTDVEFRANVSRGINYPGLETSVLSHLIPALGKTWEELEPEQLDHQELGVKFNPFTGTTLDLAVFKDKIQDRYLFAFPPAVSQPAYVNLGDYAIRGAEATWQQRWNQNWSSFVGFTWLDPDLKTLPYAPKRSLSVGTTYESGPWRLSADAQYQSAMYVLQQERVEGASNFAQVDSFTVVNLRVGHAVPQFGDVGEVFVALENLFDRNYAYRTGYPMPGTSAQLGVKMGF; this is encoded by the coding sequence GTGATTGATGCTAACCATGTGGATGCGTTTGGCAGCCTGAGCACGGTGGTTGGTCAGCAGCAGATCCGTGATTTGAATGCACTGGATCTGTCATCGGCATTACGCCGTACGCCAGGTGTGACCGTTTCCCGCTTCAACCCGGTGGGTGCCTTTGGAGGTGCCGAAGGTGGGGCGGTGTATATCCGCGGTTTGGGCGCCAGCCGTCCAGGCAGCGAGATCAAGACCTACATCGACGGTATTCCGTTTTACATGCCGGTGTGGAACCACCCATTGCTCGATCTGCTGCCCATCAACGGTATGCAGAGCATTGGTGTGTACAAGGGGCCGCAACCGCAGAAGTTCGGCAATACCTTTGCAGCGATTGATCTGACCCCTCAGGTGGCAGCCGTAGGCGATAACCAGCATGGCGAGTTGCAACTGACCGGCGGCAGCGCCCGTACTTTTACCGAGCAGGCTTCACTGACCGGTCGCAGCGGTGCCTGGGATTACTCACTGGCCCAAGGTACCGCGCGTTCGGAAGGTGATCGGCCAGATGGTGAGGGCCGTCTGAGCAACGCAATGGGGCGCATCGGTTATCAGTTCAGTGACAACTGGTCGGCCAGCGCGCTGGCCTTGCATGCCGATAACCTGGCTTCCGATCCCGGACAGAAAGGGCTGCCGGCGACAAAAACGGGCGAGTTTCTGACCCGTGGCACGCTGGTCGCGTTGTCGCTGGCGCATGACTACGAGCTGGCGCAAGGCAGTGTGAAGGTCTATCAAAACCAGGGCCGTGGCAGTCAGCTTGAACAGCCGGGGCTCGATGGCGAAACCATCACCAGTTTCAGCATGCAGGGCGTGCGCTGGGAAGAGAGCCTGCAGCCATGGCGTGGCGGTGAAGTGGCTTTGGGGCTGGATATCGACGAAACCGAGGGTGATGTGGCCTTCAAACGCATCGCCCCCGCTCCGCGCGATAAGTTTAATACGCCCACGTTGCGGGTTGTTTCACCACACGTAGCCCTGAGCCAGGCCATCGAACTGAATCAGGATTGGACGCTGACGCCATCTGCCGGCATTCGTAGTTACGACCACAACGTCTACGACAGTGCCACTGCGCCGCATGCCGGTGTGTTGCTGTCGACCACCGATGTGGAGTTTCGCGCCAATGTCTCGCGCGGCATCAACTACCCAGGCCTGGAGACGTCGGTGTTGTCGCATCTGATTCCTGCGCTGGGCAAGACCTGGGAAGAGCTGGAGCCAGAGCAGCTGGATCACCAAGAATTGGGCGTCAAGTTCAACCCCTTTACGGGAACCACTCTAGATCTGGCCGTGTTCAAGGACAAGATTCAGGATCGCTACCTGTTTGCCTTTCCACCCGCGGTTTCACAACCAGCTTACGTCAACTTGGGTGATTACGCGATACGCGGTGCAGAGGCCACCTGGCAGCAGCGCTGGAACCAGAACTGGAGCAGTTTTGTTGGTTTCACCTGGCTTGATCCAGACTTGAAGACGCTGCCCTACGCGCCGAAACGTTCGTTGTCGGTGGGCACCACCTACGAGTCCGGTCCTTGGCGCTTGAGTGCCGATGCGCAGTACCAGAGCGCCATGTATGTGCTGCAGCAGGAGCGTGTTGAAGGCGCAAGTAACTTTGCTCAGGTTGACAGCTTCACCGTGGTCAACCTGCGCGTCGGCCATGCCGTCCCGCAGTTTGGTGATGTGGGCGAGGTCTTCGTGGCGCTGGAAAACCTGTTCGACCGTAATTACGCCTATCGCACGGGTTACCCCATGCCGGGTACGTCGGCCCAGCTGGGCGTGAAGATGGGTTTCTGA